CGAGATGTTGACGAGTTGTGAATGGTCGACCAGAGTAACAGATGTCAGCATCATGGGTGTACAGGCTTTTGGGCAGCATTtggctcaaaccaaattgtcgagagacTAGATTTGGTTGATAACCCACAAACCCATAGCATTTACCAGTCGACTCAATGCGATGAGAGAGGAGTGTTGGAGTCAAGAATGCAGCCCAAATGGCATTCAATTGAGCTCGAAGGGTTGGAGTGTTTCCAGGGAAAATGGCTTTAAACCAAGTTGGCCCAAAGCACCGATTTGAGAAAGGAGCCATAGAAGCTATGAAGGTTTTACATTCAAAAAACACTTTCACATATTTGAGGAGGTTGGGCCTGttagactcatcttgaggagttAGAAAGGCAAGTTTGATGCCTTCGACCCTCCGGTCATACATGACCTCTAGAATGGACCTAGAAACAGTATAACTAATATGTGACTCGAAGGTAGCATTCAACCAATGTTGCAGAAGCTAGTAGGGTCCTGACAGAGATAGATGTTTTGGGGTTTCATGAAGGCGTTTGATTCTTAAAGACGCTATACCCAAGTTATGGTAAAGGTAAGCAAGTAAAAGCTTACCTAAAGAAACCTTTCGACCTTCATGGATTTGGATAGCCAAAGGTATATAAGCTTTAGCTATTTGGACTGACCCTGGGCAAAACAAGTAATACGAAAGCCAGTAAGTGAGGAAAGCAACAtgttcttcgtcagaaacttCCTCAGTGGACTTGTCATAGTGATCCTGCATATAGTTGGTGATAGTATCATTGGTGAAGTTGAAGTTCACCTCCATTGGGAGAGTTGGGTCAAAGTTCTCACCCAAGGGCGAAAGCCCTAggatggcagccacgtcgaagagaCTGGGAGTCATCATCCCACAAGGAAGGTGAAAAgtgttagtcgaaccttcccagaagaaTAACGAAGCAAGCAGCATAGGGGGACAAACCTTATGACCAGATCTGGACAATTGTATGGCGTCAAAGATACCTAATTCCTCCCATCTCTGTTGTTTCTTTGCTTGAACTTTGTTAAGCCAAGCTAGATACTCTTTGTTGCCAGGAGCTGGGGTCAAACGAAAAACCCTCACTGAAGGATCCATAAACTTCAAGTCAAGATGGACCTAGAAACAATATAACCAATATGTGACTCGAAGGTAGCATTCAACCAATGTTGCAGAAGCCAGTAGGGTCTTGACAGAGATAGATGTTTTGGGGTTTCATGAAGGCGTTTGATTCTTAAAGATGCTATACCTAAGTTATGGTAAAGGTAAGTAAGTAGAAGCTTACCTAAAGAAACCTTTCGACCTTCATGGATTTGGATAGCCAACGTATATAAGCTTTAGCTATTTGGACCGACCCTCGGCAAAACAAGTAATACGAAACCCAGTAAGTGAGGAAAGCAACAtgttcttcgtcagaaacttCCTCAGTGGACTTGTCATAGTGATCTTGCATATATTTAGTGATAGTAGCATTGGTGAAGTTGAATTTCATCTCCGTTCGGAGAGTTGGGTCGAAGATCTCACCCAAGGGagaaagccctgtgatggcagccacgtcgaagagagtgggagtcatcatcCCACAAGGAAGGTGAAAAgtgttagtcgaaccttcccagaagaaCAACGAAGCAAGCAGCATAGGGGGACAAACCTTATGACCAGTTCTGGACAATTGTATGGCGTCGAAGATATCTAATTCCTCCCATATCTGTTATTTCTTCGCTTGAACTTTGTTAAGCCAAGCCAGATACTCTTTGTTGCCAGGAGCTGGGGTCGAACGAAAAACCCTCACTGAAGGATCCATAAACTTCAAGTCAAGAGGGCGTGGTTTATCAAATGCTACAGGCATCATGGTTGGAAACGAAGGGAAGAAACCTGTGATTTGTGCTGGGTGAGAACGATGATCTGGAAGAGGCCCTGAGAAAGCCATCAACTTATCAGTAATCTGGAAAGGAATCAACATTTGATTCTGCCAGATAATGGCTTTAGCTTCTGTGAGTTTGGGTTGAGGGACGAAATACAaccctttctcttcttcttcaagaGAGATAATGGCTCCTAAAGGGTTAGAGCCTGTTGCATAGACGGTGGTGTTTATGTTAGTAGTGGTGTTCGCAGCCATTGTTAATGTACTGAAGGAAAGAAGAAAACAAGTGCTTAAAGGTTAGAGAAGAAGAGAGCTCTGAAAATGTTTGTGAAGAACAGAAAAATGAGGAGAAAATAAAGAAAGGAAGAGGAATCCATATATATATGGGTTGTAAGTGACGTCAGTAAAATCGTGTGGAAAGGAAGTTGTTGAATCAAAGGTCACGTCAAAAACGCTTTGGAAACTGGTAAAAGAAAGtggggagcagttatagcccactacctaggatttaggtaataattagtgtctAGGAATGTGTAAATTAATCATGGCGTTAAAAGACACCAAAAATCGAAACCTACGAAGAAAATGAAACGCCATCTTTCCCTTTTGTAAAAATAGTCGAAAGAAGccgcttggggggcaatttgttaccctaggatttcgacttgctaatAATGGTAAATAATCTTTAAGATATGTTGAGATTATTAAAAAGTCTAAGGCAAAGCAGTCTGGTTAAGAGGCTTTCCTAGTCAAAGACTATGGTTCGACTACAAAATGCCATCATTACCAGGGTTCGACTAAAATTGGCAAGTTCGCCATGCATCGTCGACTAAAATAAGCAGAAAACTTAGGCGTTTTTCCAAGTATAGTTTTGAAGTCGGAAAGTATCAGAAGTCAAAGGAAGCAGTTTCAGACAGTTTTCAGCAGTTCCTACAGGACGCGTGGAAGCCTCACAGACGAAGATGCGGCATGTCGAGGACACGTGTTGGCtagtaatcagtcgaccgttagtagtagttattttattttcactatttaagcaagttccagatgaacagtttagggtccgcattttctacaaaaacaccagtaaactcaaatctctgtgcaaaaatgagtgacgagtgcaactttggaatgtatgtatgcgtaccaatttaatttatgcaatcatttacaTTACGCATTACTTTCAGTGTACATTTACTGCATTTTATCGTTTTCATTTACTTTAAAGTCTTAATCTTCAGTGTGTACTTTTACTTTAAGGTTATTACTGCATTTAATACataccagatacacataataaacaaataaaagcaattagtcctagattattctagttgattccgcaaaagtaacctttaaaaaggaaactagcgcttgtttaccatatttTTGGGTAAAcaggtgcagagcatcttcttgtcttctgactttgaacagctttagcgtgataccaataagaacttcagtgcttctgcttctgacttcatgttcttctaatgcttcatagtccatgttctgattctgcttgaccatcttctgatgtcttgccagagcatgttctgatgtagccatccagaaccttttgAGAAAGAGCTTCTGAGTgttgatttatgcatactctttatatatttcctgaaatggaaaatgcaaaggattagagtaccacattgttttatacaaaattcatatataatggtATCataaaaacatagaatattgatcagaacaaatcttgttctaacaaaagaaCCATATTCAAAGAGCAAAATTTCCACTCAAGAACACAATTCGGTTTTAGAAATTGGGAGGGTTTCAAAGCATTCTGAAGATTGCAATATAATCCTTGGAGGAttctgaagctatctggatcgttacaCTGCATCAACAACCCTAGAATTATCTCCAATAAGGCCACGGTATGTCACTCTTAATTTATGATCGATTGCATTGATTCACGTATCATACATGGATTTTGGTTGCATATTAATGTTTGTGGTGGTGTTTAGATCGTTTCTGGGCAATTGATTCATTGTTTACGTGACTGTATGgtgatccaccattgttaggtttagcAAGCTTAATTTGGGGTTTTCTGATTTAGGTAAAATTGGGGGCAATTGTGGGTACCATTGGGTTTAGGGGGACTGGACGAAGAGATCCCCATGGTCGTGAAATATTTATATGCATGTATGTGGTTTTTAGGGTTTGCAGGTTTATTTTCTATGAAGGAAATCGTAGCAATATTTTCAGAGATTTACATGGTTTGGGGAAGAAGAAGGTTGCGTGGCAACACACCACTGGTCTGTTTAAAATTGGCGCGCGTTCTTCCATTTTATGATTCtgggtttatatattatattttgaacgcatatatatatatatatatatatatatatatatatatatatatatatcagatggTTTGTGTGATTGAGTTGGTGAGAGAGAGCGCCTTTGAACGagggggcgtgggttcgatccctcgctccACATATCATTTTTATGAAACGTTTGTTCAGTGATCCCACGCTACGCCGACCCTGAGGTCTACCATATACCTTCAAGATCTAGCCACCATATCACTATTACCTTAGATCCAACGCACATGATTGATGTAAACATACTATGAACCCTCAACCTGGCCACATATAATAAAAACCTGggttctttctattttttatattatttatataattatttaattaaacttaatatatttatacatatatatatatatatatatatatatatatatatatacacacatatataatttgattttaaaaattgaattattaatataataaatattaggatttatttattaattgttttgatcgaattaatcgatcgcgatgattaataatcaattatttaattaattaaataatttattcaaatagGTTTATTTACCAAGGGTTTTAACAGAttcaattggttacgatgattagtaatcCCTCCTTAATTCATTAATTGTTATAATCAAACCAATTGATTACGATGGTTAACGATAAATAATTTCCCTCTAATCAAGACACATTAATTTGCTAATGGTTATAATCGAATCAATTGATTAGGATAATTAGCAATTCTTCATAAATTCGTTAATTGTTTCAATCGAACTGATTGATTGCGATGATTAATGATGAATTATTTCCCATTcactaaaataatttatttaaaaacacatcaatttgctaacggttataattgaatcaatcgattaagataattagcaattctttattaatttgttaattatgttgatcaaacccattgatcaccgcgattaatgaaacatatagtaatcagggttgtacgccacatcAAAACACAAATTCCTATCAgaaactacgaatttcaaaactgcgacgATTACCAAATTGTGTACGGTAATTTAAAACACACTCATatcaaatctaaggcgtacaaccctatccccgaactacgtagactctgatcctccctaaggaggtacgtaggcacttggcaacaaggcgagtccccttccccaaaactccAATTAGGTTCGAATCTAACCGTTCACccttgaaagcataaaccttgCCTTAACATTTTTAGCCACAATCATTACCCtagacaaaaccttaggaaagggttaagaatgcctaacaccttcccttaacctgattataataacttacccagatcctctaaaacttcgtagggtttcctattcgccctggcagaataggtgacgactctaaaagtctaaatttttagggcaggttgctacagtttgATAATAAAGAGTTCGGGGATTTTTTGAAGAAGGAGTGGGAAGACTTGAGGGTGGTGGATAGTAAGGCTTTTGTCTAAAGGAGAAGCTGAAACTTTTGAGAGAAATGCTCATGTGGTGGAATAATAATGTATTCGGGCATGTGGAGCTGAAGGATGAAGATACAGTCAAAGAGTTGAACAGATTGGATAATAATTCAACAATTCCAGATTCCGGTTTTCTGGGGATGATGCATGTGGATAGGGAGGCAGCAGTGAAGAAAGTGTGGGACAGTATCCACTACAAAAAAAGCATACAAAGGCAAAAAGCGAGGATAAGATGGATAAAGGATGGAGATTTAAATACTAGGTTTTTTCATAATGTAATAAAAGTTAGGGAGAGAAGGAACTACATAGCATCAGCTTTAAGTCAAGGTGGTATAACGCTTGAAGGGATGGAGGAAATTAAGTTGGAAGTCAAAAGTTTCTCTGAGGCCAAATTCCAGGAACAAGTCATACAAAGACCGGTGCTAGATGAGGTGGAGTTCAAGATTCTCAATATTGAAGATAGAGATAGGTTGGAAGCTAATTTTACGATTGAGGAAATCAAAGATGTGATATGGAATTGCGATGGGAAAGGTGCCCAAGACCAGACGGATATAATTTTTCTTTCATTAAAAGGAGTTGGGACATTGTTGGGGGAGACATCGTGAGGCTTGTAATGGAGTTCTATAAAAGGAGGTAAGCTTCCTAAAGCTATGACAAATTCTTTCTTAGCACTGATACATGTAACTCccagaaattcgattattcgcttaatctagacgttcggagtgtttagtgaagttttcgtattttgagacgatttagtgggtattagttcgggatagcggattgatatttaatcaagagttttaatattttcagtattagaaatattattggaataatatttgaagttttgggaattttctgagtaattaagattagatcgGAAATATGagatattggtcgaatttggattgtcggtgttattttaagaagcgtatttgatTTATTAAGTAAAAGTCAGATATTAGTCGAatggtcgaagaataatatttagaataatattatatacaagtcggaatttattatattgttggaatattaataaaagtgatattttggtTAAATGAAGTtattatcttattgggcctaaattagtttgtgaagaataataaaaaggaagTGAAAGACTAACCCCAATTCAAATattaattagggttttagagatgagaaatGTAGTTGTCATTTTTGGAGAAGACAAGATTTGAAGAGAAGAGGCAAGTTTTGGAGAGGATGAGCAAAGCTTAGAGATTTCCATCCATGGTGTCCAATCAGAAGTGTGAatcggagacccattgagttacTTCCATTCATAAGGTAAGGGTGaagttctcttcctataatggggctcatgaacaattgtatgtgggaaattgggtgtgtagatttattgtATTTGTAATGTTAATTGTTGCTGAAAAATTGGAAACCTATGAATTCTGTAATTTTGTCGCTGCTACTGTTTGTGTTTGACGAATTCTGAAACTGCTATGCTTGTGTCTAATGAAGGACGGCACTGTGCAATATTTGACGGAAGGCACTGTgctttcatttattatttttggTGCTGATGACTGTTTCCTTTCCTTGCTATTTAACATTCCAAGTGGTCTTAATATTTGTGTGCTAATGGTTGTTTCCTTTCCTTGCTAATTAACATTTCATGTGGTCATAATGTaaatacaataatataatataCCATGGTGATGAAAACATGATCATGAAATTTCATATAAATAGAAACCGTATGATAGGAATATACAATAGTAGTAGTTATacgattaatataatataaaacagtcccgtttgatcgaaatagccgaataaAGCGGTATAATTGATTGTCCGgaaattgatgaaaattgacgtggtagctaagtttaattagtagattaatgtggtggtgttattttatcaaaatttggatattaatcggtcgattaaattaatagttgaattaatttttaataaccctatttaattggaataaacttgaacttagattaactattcggtttatcggtaaattacaatatcttgagaatttaaccgaacgattcgaataaccggtaaagaataaAATTTTATCCGAATTAACCGGTTGGGTTGTGTTTTTGGTGACTTGGAAGTGTAATCCGAAGACtcataaagtcgtgaatattaaggatataaccgaaaattagataaccggtagcgaCGCGAAATTTGCTTAATTAATTGAAGTatgctttgtgaataattttggttagttgataatGGATTAGTGAGTTAATATAAAGACTAACCTATGGAGAATTATAAGACTAATTTGATCTGACTTAATGTGTCTATTTGTTGTAATGATTTcgttaatatgtgaagttatatgtttgtcgtgatgtgtcgaaacatgacaatgtttgtgatgattggtaatacgtgatgttgtatatattcgtGATGATGATTCTGTGACTAAATGAAGGTGAAATATTatagtgacgtgaattacctcgaataaatggtaatgtgattgtgacataggcttatgcctcatgacgatatgtgatttagatgagtatgctgtgttgtcttgtttgtcgagtcacattccatatgcatactctgtgacggcctgaaaactatggcaaacatgacggcctgaaaactatggcaaacatgacgggccaaatggcaattggtgacgggggttgaagctccgattggtaccacatgcatatacatgagtcatgtcccatgtgtcttatgtgattcatagttgtgactttttgtgactatatcgggattgtatattgtgacttgttaaatgatggaagtatgtgaagatgtgaattgatgattttgagaatagtatgatgatatcgATGTTTGTGAATGCAGTTAACAgaatatgtctggtgtgacttatatgtgatgttttgtgattagtcgtatatgtgatgttttgtgactagatgagtgacttatatgctgtgatgttttgagactaaaattgtgatttttactcgtgatgtatcatgatttgacttgcaagtgaatgactgatatgtttatatataattgatgcgaATGTGAAGTAGTGTGACTTATGATGCAATGagaagtatgtgagatttgtgagttagtgaaagtatgaagtgtatggcaatattaatactggtgatgtgataactatatatgtctgaatcctaatatacaatttatcatacgctcacttatatgatttgatatctcacccttttctcttgttcgccgttgcctttatattggtaatgtGCAAGTGTTCGAGTATGAGGATTTAGTTGCTGTTAATCGAGTTGGTTGTccctctgatacgtagcactcgggggatgatttatgatgtttataatTGTTGTTATTTATTGTTTAATCTTAGCTGAATAGGATGTTATTGAttcaaagattgagaactatgatcccgccatgttttaataaatgaagttattccgttttgaaaagtattatatgctgagtatttttttagtttgttaaataaagtgctatgtattcgctaaatgcgatgaagtgatttGTTTTGAAATGAATATGTGACCCCTCATTTgtttgttgagaaattttgaaactctgattcttgaatATTTGccaggtagaaatggggtgttacaataccaAAGATGAGCCACCCACAAAATTTGGTAGACTATAGGCCAATATGCCTGGTTAATAGTATGTACAAAATAATTGCAAAATTTTTGGCCGAAAGAGTGAAGAAGGTAATTGCCCAGGTTATCTCAGAAACCCAGACAACATTCATTCCGGACAGACAAATTCTAGACGGAGTGTTGGTGATAAATGAAATAATGGATCAGGCAAAGAGGGAGAAGCATGAATGTATGGTATTGACGGTGGATTTTACACAAACATATGATTGTATCAGCTAGGAGTTCTTAAGATATAAGTTTAGAAGGCTGGGATTCGGAAGTAGATGGTGTAAATGGATGGAATCAAATGTCTTTGCAAAGTATCATGTCAGTCTTGGTCAATGGAAGCCCGACAAAGGATTTTAATATATGCAGAGGCCTTCGGCAAGGGGATCCACTATCACCCTTCTTTTTCGTTTTGGTAGCCTAAGGGCTGACAGGGATGATGAACAAAGCAGTTCCGATGCAATTGTACAAAGGCTTCAAACTGAATGACTCAACAACATTTAATATTCTACAATTTGCCGATGATACACTTATATTGGGGGAAGCTACATGGGAGAATTTATGGGCAGTAAAGGCGCTCTTGAGGGGATTCTAACCGTTGTCTGGGCTAAGTGCAATATGTCATATAGCAAGCTTTATGGAGTGGGTGTTTAGGATCAATTCTTGCAGGTAGCCTCAATCTTCTTAAATTGCAAACGTGATGCTTTACCTTTCAAGTTCCTAGGAATAGTCGTTGGGTGTAACCATAGAAGAGTGGGTTCGTGGGAGCCGGTAGTAAATCAGTTACGAAGCAAATTAGCAGGGTGGAAAGGTAGACATCTATCAATAGGGGGAGAGTAACATTGGTAAACTCGGTGTTATGCAATATGCCGATATACAGTTTCTCTTTTTATAAAGCTCCTGTCCAAGTGATCAATACGATTAGAAGAATTCAAAGGAATTTCATTTGGCAAGGAAGTGAGGGGAAGGTAGGTGTCACATGGGTTAGTTGGAAAGTTATGTGTTTGGAGAAGCATCAAGGGGACTTGGGACTGAGGGATGTAGGAGATTTCAATGAAGCATTAATGGGCAAATGGAAGTGGAGAGTGTTAAATGATAAAGGGGCTTTGTGGGCAGATTTATTGAGGCATAGGTATGGTAATATGCAGCTGAGTTGggtgagaaagaaaacaaaagaacTTTAAACATGTAATCTTTATGGTGGCGTGACTTGGGACAGGTAGGCAACAAGAAGGGCATGGTGGAGGACGTGTTTAACAGAAACATTTGTTTCAAGCTGGGTGAAGGTCTTGATGTTGCTTTTTGGAAAGCTAGATGGTTGGGAAATGGCACTTTGGAATAACAATTCCCAACTCTGTACAATAGTAATTGCAGCGAGGAGGGGATGATTCCAGATTTTGGCTGCTGGGAGAATGATTAATGGAGATGGAATGTTTCTATGACAAACTTGTTGTCCAGTCCTCTTGCTGGAGCGGAGGATGAACCGATCTTGCTGTGCATTTCAGGTGAGGTGCAGTCGGTTCGTGGCATACAAGATAAAATAGTGTGGCTGCCAAATCCCAACAAACAATTTTCTGTTCTATCATTTTATAAACTCTTAATACAGGTAGAGAATGTAGATCAGATTAGTGAACCAGCCAAGGAAGCAACTATTGTACTGTGGGAAGAAAAAGCCCCTTCGAAAGTCAAAGTATTCATTTGGAGACTATTGTTTGACAATCTTCCCACCAGGCATCAGCTCATTCTAAGAAACATCATACCGGATTCAACGGAGAATTGTTGTCCTTTTTGCATGGTTAGTGAAGAGAATGTCcttcatatattttttaactgTCACACTGCATTTTCATTTTGGGATAAAGTGTTGCTCTGGTTGGATAGAGAGAATACAAGGGTGAACGATACCAGTGAGcattttttgatatttattaagGCCTTTAGTGCCAGCTTTGGAAATAATTAGGTAAGCATTATTTGGATGGCCACCACATGGAACATTTGGAAAATGAGAAATGATTGGTTATTCAAAGAAGCTGAAGGGGATGTGAGTGAAATTGTTTTCAATGTTAAACTGGTTTCATGGTTGTGGTTGGCAATTGATAGTAAGAATTATAAGGTGTGTTCCTTTTATGAATGGTGTAAGAGTCTAGTAGATTTCCTTAAAGACACAACATTGTGAAACTCTCCTCTAGGATGCAAGTTGGTAAGGACAAACCGAAACCATATTTTTGCAGAAGGTGACAGAAAATCTAGATTATTGAGAAGATGCCGAGAAGAAACGCTGAGATTTCTTGGAACAACATAGGAATTCCATAGATCAAAAGTCGTATGACTTGCTGAGGCTGGGTTGGAGGGACAAGCAATAGTTTCAGCAATGGTGGATTGAGTGATGATGAAGGGAATACCATGGATTAGAGAAGTGATGCGATTACCATCACTACTAACGGAAGCATAAATCCATAAGGGTTTTACAAGGCTAGAAAAAATGGAACCACGAAGAATAGCAATATACCCAGCCCATCCTTGATTTTCTAAGCATGAGTTGAAATGTTCATTATTGTTTTCAAGACTGAGGCGTTTCTCTTTAATGACCTGAAGCACACTGGCAGCAGTCTGAGGGGTTTGAGCAGCCATGAGAAACACTCGAAAGGAAGCAAGAAAAGGATTAGGGTAGAGAATTAGGAGAATTTTATAGATATGAAAAGTATATATA
The Vicia villosa cultivar HV-30 ecotype Madison, WI linkage group LG6, Vvil1.0, whole genome shotgun sequence genome window above contains:
- the LOC131613777 gene encoding uncharacterized protein LOC131613777 translates to MWWNNNVFGHVELKDEDTVKELNRLDNNSTIPDSGFLGMMHVDREAAVKKVWDSIHYKKSIQRQKARIRWIKDGDLNTRFFHNVIKVRERRNYIASALSQGGITLEGMEEIKLEVKSFSEAKFQEQVIQRPVLDEVEFKILNIEDRDRLEANFTIEEIKDVIWNCDGKGAQDQTDIIFLSLKGVGTLLGETS